One Setaria viridis chromosome 7, Setaria_viridis_v4.0, whole genome shotgun sequence genomic region harbors:
- the LOC117862703 gene encoding auxin response factor 8 isoform X1: MSAAACAPTRLGMLTFAERMPPPPPPPQPEQLEEEVMIDGGAAAEGGVSPQLWLASAGSMCTVPPVGAAVYYFPQGHAEQASAAVDLPAAAVPPFVPCRVAAVRFMAEPHTDEVYARIRLVPLRSGEPVVDVGDAAAAGGDQQPQQPNQASFAKTLTQSDANNGGGFSVPRFCAETIFPELDYRARPPVQSVYARDVHGVEWSFRHIYRGTPRRHLLTTGWSNFVNKKRLLAGDSVVFVREANGRIHVGLRRAKRGFGAGAGGDDGFAGWGDAFGALQVRGNAGGGARYPGGKVPPEDVVAAARLAAAGQPFEVVHYPRASTPEFCVRAAAVRASMQVPWCPGMRFKMAFETEDSSRISWFMGTIAGVKAADPTRWPQSPWRLLQVAWDEPELLQNVKRVCPWLVEQVSSMPNLHLPSFTPRKKPRIPEFPLEGQPLFDPGFPPAAHPLPPLAPHPRPHHDQNPHPHALVPLFPFPDGSAAAGIQGARHAQFAPFFSDLHVGNLQQGLLFCGFRPADHHTTPPAPRISTDLAIGIPPPPRQDAPRSPPSAASKKADDDVKPARIMLFGRAILTEEQMNCNSPTSPGATGEGAPKPDRDAEKGPNTPDGSGSGVTEGSPTKNNLWEPGQCKVFVKSDSVGRNLDLSALGTFDELYARLAAMFRFDNADLRSHVLYRTATGEEKHVGDEPFSAFVKSVRRITIRSDAGSDSTGSQ, from the exons ATGTCTGCTGCAGCCTGCGCGCCGACGCGGCTAGGGATGCTCACGTTCGCGGAgcggatgccgccgccgccgccgccgccgcagccggagcagctggaggaggaggtgatgatcgacggtggcgccgccgccgagggggGCGTGAGCCCGCAGCTGTGGCTGGCGTCCGCGGGCTCCATGTGCACCGTGCCGCCCGTGGGCGCCGCGGTCTACTACTTCCCGCAGGGCCACGCCGAGCaggccagcgccgccgtcgacctgccggccgccgccgtcccgccctTCGTGCCGTGCCGCGTCGCGGCAGTCAGGTTCATGGCCGAGCCGCACACCGACGAGGTCTACGCCAGGATACGCCTCGTCCCGCTCCGCTCCGGGGAGCCGGTGGTGGACgtgggcgacgccgccgccgcggggggcgaccagcagccgcagcagcccaACCAGGCGTCCTTCGCCAAGACGCTGACACAGTCCGACGCCAacaacggcggcggcttctccgTGCCGCGGTTCTGCGCCGAGACAATCTTCCCGGAGCTGGACTACCGCGCCCGGCCGCCCGTGCAGAGCGTCTACGCCAGGGACGTGCACGGCGTCGAATGGTCGTTCCGCCACATATACCGCGgcaccccgcgccgccacctgctcacCACGGGCTGGAGCAACTTCGTCAACAAGAAGAGGCTCCTGGCCGGCGACTCCGTCGTCTTCGTGCGCGAAGCGAACGGCAGGATCCACGTGGGCCTCCGCCGCGCCAAGCGCGggttcggcgccggcgccgggggcgaCGACGGCTTCGCCGGGTGGGGGGACGCCTTCGGGGCCCTGCAGGTGCGGGGCAATGCGGGAGGCGGGGCGCGCTACCCGGGCGGCAAGGTCCCGCCGGAGGACGTggtcgcggcggcgaggctggccgccgccgggcagCCGTTCGAGGTGGTTCACTACCCGCGCGCGAGCACGCCGGAGTTCTGCGTGCGCGCGGCCGCGGTCAGGGCGTCCATGCAGGTGCCGTGGTGCCCCGGCATGCGGTTCAAGATGGCGTTCGAGACCGAGGACTCGTCGCGGATCAGCTGGTTCATGGGCACCATCGCCGGCGTCAAGGCCGCCGACCCCACCCGCTGGCCACAGTCGCCCTGGCGTCTCCTCCAG GTGGCCTGGGACGAGCCGGAGCTCCTGCAGAACGTGAAGCGCGTGTGCCCGTGGCTGGTCGAGCAGGTGTCGAGCATGCCCAACCTCCACCTGCCCAGCTTCACGCCGCGCAAGAAGCCGCGCATCCCGGAGTTCCCCTTGGAGGGCCAGCCGCTCTTCGACCCGGGcttcccgcccgccgcccacccgctTCCGCCGCTGGCGCCCCACCCGCGCCCACACCACGACCAAaacccccacccccacgcccTCGTCCCCTTATTCCCCTTCCCGGACGGCAGCGCCGCTGCAGGCATACAGGGAGCCAGGCATGCGCAATTCGCTCCATTCTTTTCGGATCTCCACGTCGGCAACCTGCAGCAAGGCCTGCTGTTCTGCGGCTTCCGCCCCGCTGATCACCACACCACCCCTCCCGCGCCAAGGATCAGCACCGACTTGGCAATcggcatcccgccgccgcctcgccaagACGCGCCGCGCTCTCCACCATCAGCTGCCTCCAAGAAGGCCGACGACGACGTCAAGCCGGCGAGGATAATGCTGTTCGGACGGGCGATACTGACCGAGGAGCAGATGAATTGTAACAGCCCGACCTCGCCGGGAGCCACCGGGGAAGGGGCGCCTAAGCCCGACCGCGACGCCGAGAAAGGGCCCAACACACCtgacggctccggctccggcgtcACCGAGGGCAGTCCTACAAAGAACAACCTGTGGGAGCCCGGGCAGTGCAAGGTGTTCGTCAAGTCGGACTCCGTCGGCCGGAACCTCGACCTCTCGGCGCTGGGCACGTTCGACGAGCTGTACGCCCGCCTGGCTGCCATGTTCCGCTTCGACAACGCTGACCTGAGGAGCCACGTGCTTTACCGCACCGCCACCGGCGAGGAGAAGCACGTCGGCGATGAGCCTTTCAG TGCATTTGTGAAATCGGTGCGGAGGATCACAATACGGAGTGACGCCGGCAGCGACAGCACGGGGAGCCAATGA
- the LOC117862703 gene encoding auxin response factor 8 isoform X2, with amino-acid sequence MSAAACAPTRLGMLTFAERMPPPPPPPQPEQLEEEVMIDGGAAAEGGVSPQLWLASAGSMCTVPPVGAAVYYFPQGHAEQASAAVDLPAAAVPPFVPCRVAAVRFMAEPHTDEVYARIRLVPLRSGEPVVDVGDAAAAGGDQQPQQPNQASFAKTLTQSDANNGGGFSVPRFCAETIFPELDYRARPPVQSVYARDVHGVEWSFRHIYRGTPRRHLLTTGWSNFVNKKRLLAGDSVVFVREANGRIHVGLRRAKRGFGAGAGGDDGFAGWGDAFGALQVRGNAGGGARYPGGKVPPEDVVAAARLAAAGQPFEVVHYPRASTPEFCVRAAAVRASMQVPWCPGMRFKMAFETEDSSRISWFMGTIAGVKAADPTRWPQSPWRLLQVGDILHEREIFFLNRWQIGNHRGGWLALELPYSQVAWDEPELLQNVKRVCPWLVEQVSSMPNLHLPSFTPRKKPRIPEFPLEGQPLFDPGFPPAAHPLPPLAPHPRPHHDQNPHPHALVPLFPFPDGSAAAGIQGARHAQFAPFFSDLHVGNLQQGLLFCGFRPADHHTTPPAPRISTDLAIGIPPPPRQDAPRSPPSAASKKADDDVKPARIMLFGRAILTEEQMNCNSPTSPGATGEGAPKPDRDAEKGPNTPDGSGSGVTEGSPTKNNLWEPGQCKVFVKSDSVGRNLDLSALGTFDELYARLAAMFRFDNADLRSHVLYRTATGEEKHVGDEPFSAFVKSVRRITIRSDAGSDSTGSQ; translated from the exons ATGTCTGCTGCAGCCTGCGCGCCGACGCGGCTAGGGATGCTCACGTTCGCGGAgcggatgccgccgccgccgccgccgccgcagccggagcagctggaggaggaggtgatgatcgacggtggcgccgccgccgagggggGCGTGAGCCCGCAGCTGTGGCTGGCGTCCGCGGGCTCCATGTGCACCGTGCCGCCCGTGGGCGCCGCGGTCTACTACTTCCCGCAGGGCCACGCCGAGCaggccagcgccgccgtcgacctgccggccgccgccgtcccgccctTCGTGCCGTGCCGCGTCGCGGCAGTCAGGTTCATGGCCGAGCCGCACACCGACGAGGTCTACGCCAGGATACGCCTCGTCCCGCTCCGCTCCGGGGAGCCGGTGGTGGACgtgggcgacgccgccgccgcggggggcgaccagcagccgcagcagcccaACCAGGCGTCCTTCGCCAAGACGCTGACACAGTCCGACGCCAacaacggcggcggcttctccgTGCCGCGGTTCTGCGCCGAGACAATCTTCCCGGAGCTGGACTACCGCGCCCGGCCGCCCGTGCAGAGCGTCTACGCCAGGGACGTGCACGGCGTCGAATGGTCGTTCCGCCACATATACCGCGgcaccccgcgccgccacctgctcacCACGGGCTGGAGCAACTTCGTCAACAAGAAGAGGCTCCTGGCCGGCGACTCCGTCGTCTTCGTGCGCGAAGCGAACGGCAGGATCCACGTGGGCCTCCGCCGCGCCAAGCGCGggttcggcgccggcgccgggggcgaCGACGGCTTCGCCGGGTGGGGGGACGCCTTCGGGGCCCTGCAGGTGCGGGGCAATGCGGGAGGCGGGGCGCGCTACCCGGGCGGCAAGGTCCCGCCGGAGGACGTggtcgcggcggcgaggctggccgccgccgggcagCCGTTCGAGGTGGTTCACTACCCGCGCGCGAGCACGCCGGAGTTCTGCGTGCGCGCGGCCGCGGTCAGGGCGTCCATGCAGGTGCCGTGGTGCCCCGGCATGCGGTTCAAGATGGCGTTCGAGACCGAGGACTCGTCGCGGATCAGCTGGTTCATGGGCACCATCGCCGGCGTCAAGGCCGCCGACCCCACCCGCTGGCCACAGTCGCCCTGGCGTCTCCTCCAGGTAGGAGACATTCTTCATGAGCGAGAGATTTTCTTCTTGAACCGTTGGCAAATCGGAAATCATCGTGGCGGTTGGTTGGCTCTCGAATTGCCCTATTCGCAGGTGGCCTGGGACGAGCCGGAGCTCCTGCAGAACGTGAAGCGCGTGTGCCCGTGGCTGGTCGAGCAGGTGTCGAGCATGCCCAACCTCCACCTGCCCAGCTTCACGCCGCGCAAGAAGCCGCGCATCCCGGAGTTCCCCTTGGAGGGCCAGCCGCTCTTCGACCCGGGcttcccgcccgccgcccacccgctTCCGCCGCTGGCGCCCCACCCGCGCCCACACCACGACCAAaacccccacccccacgcccTCGTCCCCTTATTCCCCTTCCCGGACGGCAGCGCCGCTGCAGGCATACAGGGAGCCAGGCATGCGCAATTCGCTCCATTCTTTTCGGATCTCCACGTCGGCAACCTGCAGCAAGGCCTGCTGTTCTGCGGCTTCCGCCCCGCTGATCACCACACCACCCCTCCCGCGCCAAGGATCAGCACCGACTTGGCAATcggcatcccgccgccgcctcgccaagACGCGCCGCGCTCTCCACCATCAGCTGCCTCCAAGAAGGCCGACGACGACGTCAAGCCGGCGAGGATAATGCTGTTCGGACGGGCGATACTGACCGAGGAGCAGATGAATTGTAACAGCCCGACCTCGCCGGGAGCCACCGGGGAAGGGGCGCCTAAGCCCGACCGCGACGCCGAGAAAGGGCCCAACACACCtgacggctccggctccggcgtcACCGAGGGCAGTCCTACAAAGAACAACCTGTGGGAGCCCGGGCAGTGCAAGGTGTTCGTCAAGTCGGACTCCGTCGGCCGGAACCTCGACCTCTCGGCGCTGGGCACGTTCGACGAGCTGTACGCCCGCCTGGCTGCCATGTTCCGCTTCGACAACGCTGACCTGAGGAGCCACGTGCTTTACCGCACCGCCACCGGCGAGGAGAAGCACGTCGGCGATGAGCCTTTCAG TGCATTTGTGAAATCGGTGCGGAGGATCACAATACGGAGTGACGCCGGCAGCGACAGCACGGGGAGCCAATGA
- the LOC117862805 gene encoding uncharacterized protein, producing the protein MSRIPRGQGSSMSNRENPKVDQAVDSNEESRKHRRGAYLLLGLLIVFLHGSWSVYQIQFGNLPLPLDAKQAGKRGFSEASALEHVKYLTSLGPHPVGSDSLDLAVQYVYAVAEKIKKTSHWEVDVQLELFHTDIGANRLSKGLFKGKTLLYSDLKHVLLRVVPKYMPEAEENLILVSSHIDTVSTTEGAGDCSSCVGVMLELARGVSQWAHGFKSGVLFLFNTGEEEGLDGAHSFITQHHWRNSVRFAIDLEAMGISGKSTLFQATDHWALESFAAVAKYPSAQIASQDVFRSGAIKSATDFQIYQEVAGLPGLDFAYTDTTSVYHTKNDKMKLLKPGSLQHIGDNMLAFLLHSAASPNFLKNAQEQKKENTEQNKVVFFDILGKYMVVYPQRLATMFHNSIILQSLLIWGTSLLMGGRPGLVSFGISCLSIILMLIFSICLPVVVAFILPHICPFPVPYVANPWLIIGLFGSPALLGAFIGQHVGFILLKRHLRHVYSRTKPSLTHNTREYVIDLEAERWIFKSGFVQWLIVLTLGTYFKVGSSYIALIWLVSPAFAYGFLEATLSPVRLPKQLKVVTLVLGLVAPVVSSAGLAVRMADVIVGSVVRIDRNPGGLPYWLGNVIVAVAIAVVVCFMFVYLLSYVHISGDKRTLGLLLCLFFGLSLALVSGGIVPAFTEDVARSVNVVHVVDTTGIDGGNREPLSYISLFSNTPGKLTKELVDLGDEEFFCGRNMTVDFVTFTMKYGCWSYKESSTGWSKSEVPVLLVESDSVTDGARQTVISVDTKSSTRWSLGINKQQIDDFTVQVDSEKLVLLGGKSEVDGWHTIQFAGGKKSPTKFQLTLYWSNSAAQTSGRQANKEAADVPFLVKLRTDVNRVTPQVAKVLEKLPRWCTPFGKSTSPYTLAFLTGLRVDI; encoded by the exons ATGAGCAGAATACCTCGAGGGCAAGGCTCTTCTATGTCAAACCGAGAGAATCCTAAAGTTGATCAAGCAGTTGATTCAAATGAAGAGAGCCGCAAGCACAGGAGGGGTGCTTATTTGTTGCTGGGATTGTTGATAGTATTCCTTCATGGATCCTGGTCTGTTTATCAAATCCAGTTTGGAAACCTTCCTTTGCCGCTAGATGCCAAGCAGGCTGGCAAGAGGGGTTTCTCGGAAGCTTCTGCGCTTGAACATGTGAAGTATCTTACAAGCTTGGGTCCTCATCCAGTTGGTTCAGACTCACTCGATCTTGCTGTCCAG TATGTATATGCAGTAGCAGAGAAAATAAAGAAGACATCTCATTGGGAGGTTGATGTTCAATTGGAGCTGTTTCACACAGATATTGGCGCAAATCGTCTATCTAAAGGTCTTTTCAAGGGAAAAACTCTCTTGTATTCAGATTTAAAGCATGTGCTATTGAGAGTTGTTCCCAAGTATATGCCTGAAGCTGAGGaaaatttgattctggtttcTTCTCATATTGACACTGTTTCCACAAC GGAAGGTGCTGGAGATTGCAGTTCATGTGTGGGAGTCATGTTAGAGCTTGCACGGGGAGTGTCTCAATGGGCACATGGGTTTAAGAGTGGTGTCCTATTTTTATTTAACacaggagaagaagagggactTGATGGCGCCCATAGTTTTATAACTCAG CACCATTGGAGAAATTCAGTACGTTTTGCAATTGATTTGGAAGCTATGGGTATCAGTGGGAAATCCACGCTTTTCCAG GCTACTGACCATTGGGCCTTGGAGAGCTTTGCAGCTGTAGCCAAATATCCATCTGCTCAGATAGCCTCACAG GATGTTTTTCGTTCTGGAGCAATAAAATCTGCTACAGATTTTCAAATATATCAGGAAGTTGCTGGTCTTCCTGGACTTGATTTTGCATACACAGATACAACATCTGTGTATCACACGAAG AATGACAAGATGAAGCTTCTGAAACCGGGGTCTCTTCAGCATATTGGAGATAACATGCTTGCTTTCCTACTCCACTCTGCAGCATCGccaaattttttgaaaaatgcaCAGGAACAGAAGAAAGAGAACACAGAGCAGAATAAAGTTGTTTTCTTTGACATTCTG GGCAAGTACATGGTGGTCTATCCACAGCGACTTGCTACCATGTTTCATAACTCAATCATATTGCAGTCGCTTCTGATATGGGGAACATCATTGCTTATGGGTGGACGCCCTGGGCTTGTGTCCTTCGGAATATCATGTTTGAGCATTATTCTAATGTTGATATTTTCAATCTGCTTACCCGTTGTGGTAGCATTTATTCTGCCCCATATATGTCCGTTTCCTGTTCCTTATGTTGCAAATCCATGGTTAATTATTGGCTTATTTGGTTCACCTGCACTGCTTGGAGCATTTATCGGTCAGCATGTTGGGTTTATTCTCCTGAAGAGGCATCTTCGCCATGTGTATTCTAGAACAAAACCAAGCCTAACTCATAACACAAGGGAATATGTTATTGACCTGGAAGCCGAGAGATGGATTTTTAAATCTGGTTTTGTCCAATGGCTAATAGTTCTAACACTGGGAACCTATTTCAAGGTTGGATCATCATATATAGCGCTCATCTGGCTTGTTTCGCCTGCTTTTGCAT ATGGTTTTTTGGAAGCTACTCTTTCTCCTGTTCGGTTACCCAAACAGCTTAAAGTTGTCACATTGGTTCTGGGTTTGGTTGCACCAGTGGTGTCCTCTGCTGGTTTGGCTGTTCGCATGGCAGATGTTATTGTTGGGAGTGTTGTACGTATTGACAG GAATCCTGGTGGGCTACCATACTGGCTTGGAAATGTAATTGTTGCTGTTGCCATTGCTGTCGTCGTCTGTTTCATGTTCGTGTATCTTCTTTCATATGTTCATATCTCAG GTGATAAAAGAACTCTTGGTTTGCTATTATGCTTATTCTTTGGTCTTTCACTGGCGCTGGTGTCAGGTGGCATTGTGCCAGCATTTACGGAGGATGTGGCTCGATCTGTAAAT GTTGTACATGTCGTGGATACTACAGGAATAGATGGTGGAAATAGAGAACCATTATCCTATATTTCTCTGTTTTCCAATACACCTGGGAAGTTAACAAAGGAATTGGTGGACCTTGGTGATGAAGAGTTCTTTTGCGGAAGGAATATGACTGTTGACTTTGTAACATTTACAATGAAGTATGGCTGTTGGAGTTACAAAGAGAGCAGTACTGGATGGAGCAAGTCTGAAGTTCCTGTGCTCCTTGTAGAAAGTGATTCAGTTACCGATGGTGCTCGACAGACAGTAATATCGGTTGATACCAAGTCATCAACACGTTGGTCACTTGGGATCAACAAACAACAAATTGATGACTTCACTGTTCAAG TGGATTCAGAGAAATTGGTTCTACTGGGTGGTAAGAGTGAGGTTGATGGATGGCATACAATCCAGTTTGCTGGCGGCAAAAAATCGCCAACAAAATTCCAGCTGACACTGTACTGGTCGAACAGTGCTGCCCAAACATCTGGAAGACAAGCTAATAAAGAAGCAGCGGATGTTCCTTTCTTGGTAAAACTAAGAACAGATGTGAATAGAGTTACACCACAGGTCGCAAAGGTCCTCGAGAAGCTGCCACGATGGTGCACACCCTTTGGCAAGTCCACTTCCCCTTACACACTCGCTTTCTTGACGGGCCTTCGTGTCGATATTTAG
- the LOC117862806 gene encoding exosome complex component RRP4 homolog: MRDLHLSLNQTQRVRLEAALHELQSLAPAAASAAAVTVADTIPVNQEDNILKGHGTSDQDGEVVATLCGVVERVNKLVYVRTLRARYKPEVGDIIVGRVIEIAPKRWRLEINFSQDAVLMLSSMNLPDGIQRRRTAVDELNMRSIFEENDVICAEVRGFQHDGSLHLQARSEKYGKLERGQLLTVPPYLVKRKKQHFHHLAQYDVDLILGCNGFIWVGEHVVVDEKVKATEDQQKSSDEAENFTPLETRKHICRLANAVRVLSALGFTLTVELIIETAEASASSNVEVNDMLGAEFYVQTAEREAKRRADLLRKKNGAR, from the exons ATGAGGGACCTCCACCTCTCGCTGAACCAGACCCAGCGGGTCCGCCTCGAGGCGGCGCTCCACGAGCTCCAGTCCCTCGCGCCTGCCGCAGCgtctgccgccgccgtcaccgtcgcGGACACCATCCCCGTCAACCAGGAGGACAACATCCTCAA GGGGCACGGGACGTCGGACCAGGACGGGGAGGTGGTGGCGACGCTCTGCGGGGTGGTGGAGCGGGTCAACAAGCTGGTCTACGTCCGTACTCTCCGGGCGAG ATATAAGCCAGAGGTTGGTGATATCATAGTTGGCCGTGTCATTGAG ATTGCTCCTAAGCGCTGGAGGTTGGAGATAAATTTTAGCCAGGATGCTGTGTTGATgctttcttccatgaatttgcCTGATGGCATTCAG AGAAGGAGAACTGCTGTTGATGAACTTAATATGCGGAGTATCTTTGAGGAAAATGATGTTATCTGT GCTGAAGTTCGTGGTTTCCAACATGATGGATCTCTGCACCTACAAGCAAGGAGTGAAAAGTATGGAAAG CTCGAGAGGGGTCAATTGCTAACAGTACCTCCGTACTTGGTTAAACGAAAGAAGCAGCATTTCCATCATCTTGCGCAGTATGATGTCGATTTGATTCTTGGTTGCAATGGATTCATCTGGGTAGGTGAGCATGTTGTGGTGGATGAAAAAGTTAAAGCGACAGAAGATCAGCAGAAGTCCAGCGATGAAGCAGAGAATTTCACCCCACTAGAAACAAGGAAGCATATTTGCCGACTTGCCAATGCTGTGCGTGTACTTTCAGCCCTAGGATTCACTTTGACTGTTGAGCTGATAATTGAGACAGCAGAAGCAAGTGCATCATCAAATGTTGAGGTAAACGACATGCTTGGGGCTGAATTTTACGTCCAGACTGCTGAGAGGGAGGCTAAGCGTCGAGCTGATCTGCTGAGAAAGAAGAATGGGGCAAGGTAA